One window of Hujiaoplasma nucleasis genomic DNA carries:
- a CDS encoding [Fe-Fe] hydrogenase large subunit C-terminal domain-containing protein: MNEYIILNKNQCKNCYKCIRNCPVKSIEFTTHQAKVVPGECILCGRCYVHCPQNAKEISSDLEKVKVLLQQKEKVIVSIAPSFIANYDGVDIDVLRELLIELGFYDVEETAIAAEWVKDSYQDYLEQYQPSILITSACHSVNLLIQKYYPDLLEYLVPVKSPMQAHGQDIKTRYQDAAVVFIGPCISKKDEADSYPGFIDAVLTFDELSMMIQEKGMSFNQYKNGDKDDEPFKSRFFPTNGGIIKSLNHYNDDIHYLSIDGVERCMATLDDIRKGNLTHCFIEMSACEGSCVGGPIMEKHHKTPLRDYLRIVDYAGEHNLGRKTSKSLTKYFMPITKKRNEPTIEEISSILKQMGKNNPMDELNCGSCGYNTCREKALAIHQGKADFTMCLPFLKERAESFFHNILDHTPSGIIVLNEQLEIQQFNKMAKRIFNIHHRRDILGEKIFNILNHKDLEDILHKHTQVNHKNVYLAEYKKTVKETIVYDDNYRITMIIIDDISQEIINRKNKVLMSKQTIEVTDQVVEKQMRIVQEIASLLGETAAETKIALTHLKEQILDE, encoded by the coding sequence ATGAATGAATATATCATATTAAACAAAAACCAATGTAAAAATTGTTATAAATGTATCCGAAACTGTCCTGTAAAATCAATTGAATTTACTACACATCAAGCGAAAGTCGTTCCTGGTGAGTGCATTTTATGTGGAAGATGTTACGTCCATTGTCCTCAAAATGCGAAAGAAATATCGAGTGACTTAGAGAAGGTTAAGGTATTGCTTCAACAAAAAGAAAAAGTGATAGTAAGTATTGCGCCATCTTTTATAGCCAATTATGATGGTGTCGATATTGATGTTTTAAGAGAGTTATTAATTGAGCTAGGTTTTTATGATGTTGAAGAAACAGCGATTGCGGCAGAATGGGTTAAAGATTCTTATCAAGATTATTTGGAACAATATCAACCTTCTATTTTGATCACTTCAGCTTGTCATTCAGTCAATTTATTGATTCAAAAATATTATCCTGATTTATTAGAGTATTTAGTTCCGGTTAAGTCACCTATGCAAGCACATGGGCAAGATATAAAAACTAGATATCAAGATGCTGCGGTAGTATTTATTGGTCCTTGTATTTCTAAAAAGGATGAAGCAGATTCATACCCCGGTTTTATTGATGCCGTATTAACTTTTGATGAATTGTCAATGATGATTCAAGAGAAAGGTATGTCATTTAATCAGTACAAGAATGGTGATAAAGACGATGAACCTTTTAAATCGCGATTCTTTCCAACCAATGGTGGTATCATTAAAAGTTTAAATCATTATAACGATGATATTCATTACTTATCAATCGATGGCGTTGAAAGATGTATGGCCACTTTAGATGATATACGAAAAGGGAATCTAACTCATTGCTTTATTGAGATGTCTGCTTGTGAGGGGAGTTGTGTCGGTGGTCCAATTATGGAAAAACACCACAAAACACCTTTAAGGGATTATTTGCGTATTGTTGATTATGCTGGTGAGCATAACTTAGGAAGAAAAACATCGAAAAGTTTAACGAAATATTTTATGCCAATCACTAAAAAGAGAAATGAACCAACCATTGAAGAGATATCTAGCATTTTAAAACAAATGGGGAAAAACAATCCTATGGATGAGCTGAATTGTGGATCATGTGGCTATAATACCTGTAGAGAGAAAGCTTTAGCGATTCATCAGGGTAAGGCCGATTTCACCATGTGTTTACCTTTTCTAAAGGAAAGAGCAGAAAGTTTTTTTCATAATATTTTAGATCATACGCCATCAGGAATTATTGTTTTAAATGAACAATTAGAAATTCAACAATTTAATAAAATGGCTAAGAGGATATTTAATATTCATCATCGACGCGATATCTTAGGAGAGAAAATATTTAATATCTTAAATCATAAAGATTTAGAAGATATATTGCATAAACACACTCAAGTCAATCATAAAAATGTCTACTTGGCTGAGTACAAAAAAACAGTTAAGGAAACCATTGTTTATGATGATAATTATCGGATTACAATGATCATCATTGATGATATTTCACAAGAAATCATCAATCGCAAGAATAAAGTATTAATGAGCAAGCAAACCATTGAAGTGACTGATCAAGTGGTTGAAAAACAAATGCGAATTGTTCAAGAGATTGCATCTTTATTAGGTGAAACAGCGGCTGAAACGAAGATTGCTTTAACACATTTGAAGGAGCAAATCTTAGATGAATAG
- a CDS encoding SpoIIE family protein phosphatase translates to MNSLFIEFDYGSLNKYLEPICGDHIDVVNQNDQLVIVLADGLGSGVKASILSTLTSKIISTMISQGMSLKDCIETIAHTLPICKKRGIAYSTFTVMRFIDSTRVEIIEFDNPEVILIRDSIDYPIRRVEKEVSGKKIYYASLELKEEDIFISMSDGCVYAGVGNEFNFGWQKEQIFDYMKAFYRADITAKNLVKILLEKCEKLYAYKPGDDTTVGIARVVKREPLHLMIGPPKKNFDDQRVMKLFFSKTGKKVICGGTTSELVARYLHQDLKTSIEYVDPNIPPIAFIPGVDLVTEGVITINKVLENIKDYVKDNQTYQRWGYKKDGASLLTRMLIEKSTDIHFYVGQAINPAHQNPDLPIQFNIKMQLVEALSHALKDMGKQITMSYF, encoded by the coding sequence ATGAATAGTTTGTTTATTGAATTTGACTATGGATCATTAAATAAATATCTAGAGCCTATTTGTGGTGATCATATTGATGTCGTTAATCAAAATGATCAATTGGTCATCGTTTTAGCTGATGGTTTAGGAAGTGGGGTTAAAGCAAGTATTCTTTCAACACTCACATCCAAAATCATATCGACAATGATTTCTCAAGGTATGAGTTTAAAAGATTGTATTGAAACAATAGCTCATACTTTACCTATATGTAAAAAACGCGGGATTGCATATTCAACATTTACAGTGATGAGATTTATTGATTCAACTCGAGTGGAAATCATTGAATTTGATAACCCTGAAGTAATCTTAATTAGAGATTCAATCGATTATCCGATTCGCCGAGTTGAGAAAGAAGTATCTGGGAAAAAGATTTATTATGCATCTTTAGAATTAAAAGAGGAAGATATTTTTATTTCAATGAGTGATGGATGTGTATATGCTGGGGTTGGTAATGAATTTAATTTTGGTTGGCAGAAAGAGCAAATTTTTGATTATATGAAGGCTTTTTATAGAGCCGATATTACTGCTAAAAATTTAGTTAAAATATTGCTAGAAAAATGTGAAAAATTGTATGCATATAAACCTGGCGATGATACCACAGTAGGTATTGCTAGAGTCGTAAAAAGAGAACCTTTACATCTAATGATTGGTCCACCAAAAAAGAATTTTGATGATCAACGTGTAATGAAACTATTTTTCTCTAAGACAGGAAAAAAGGTGATATGTGGAGGTACTACCTCAGAGTTGGTCGCAAGGTATTTGCATCAAGATTTAAAGACATCCATTGAGTATGTTGACCCTAACATTCCTCCCATTGCTTTTATTCCTGGGGTAGATTTAGTGACTGAAGGGGTAATTACCATCAACAAGGTGTTAGAAAATATTAAAGACTATGTTAAAGACAATCAGACCTATCAAAGATGGGGTTATAAAAAGGATGGTGCTTCTTTGTTAACTAGAATGCTCATAGAGAAGTCAACGGACATCCATTTCTATGTTGGACAGGCCATCAATCCTGCACATCAAAATCCGGACTTACCGATACAGTTTAATATTAAAATGCAATTGGTTGAAGCATTAAGTCATGCATTAAAAGACATGGGCAAACAAATAACAATGAGCTATTTTTAG
- a CDS encoding (2Fe-2S) ferredoxin domain-containing protein — protein sequence MVIKICIGSSCHLKGSRMIVEQFQRLLEKHQLTDEVKLLGQFCMGQCQKGVNVTINQQMISVEPSDVETVFNTYVLKVLNHHE from the coding sequence ATGGTTATTAAGATATGTATTGGCAGTTCATGCCATTTAAAAGGATCAAGAATGATTGTGGAGCAATTTCAACGATTACTAGAAAAACATCAACTGACAGATGAAGTCAAGTTACTTGGGCAGTTTTGTATGGGACAGTGTCAAAAAGGAGTGAATGTAACGATTAATCAACAAATGATTTCTGTTGAACCTAGTGATGTTGAAACAGTGTTTAATACTTATGTGTTAAAGGTTTTGAATCATCATGAATGA